CCCGATCCTCATCACATCGACCGACGAGAGCACAGGCAAGACCGCCGTCACGCTGGCGCTGGCGCAACTCGCGCGCGAGCGCGGCCTCGACGTCGGCTACATGAAACCGAAGGGGACGCGCCTCCAGAGCGCGGTCGGCAAGACCCTAGACGAGGACCCCCTGCTCGCGCGCGAACTGCTCGACCTCGACGCCGAGATGGCCGACCTCGAACCCGTCGTCTACTCGCCGACGTTCGTCGAGCAGGCCCTGCGCGGGCGCGAGGACGCGACCGCCCTCCACGAGCGCGTGCGTGAGAGCTACGACGGCCTCGCCGCCGACAGGGACCTCGTGTTCATCGACGGCGGCGGGTCGTTCTCGACGGGCGGCGTCGTCGACCTCACGGACGCCGACGTCGCGGACCTGCTCGACGCCACCGCGGTCCTCATCGCCCGCTACGAACAGCCCGGCGACGTGGACGCGGTGCTGTCGGCGGCACGGCACCTCGGCGACCGCCTCGGCGGCGTCCTGTTCAACGCGGTCACCGACGCCGCGTACGACCAGCTGACGACCGACGTGGTCCCCTTCCTCGAGGGGCGGGGGATCACCGTCTTCGGCGCGCTCCCCCGCGTCCAGGAACTCGCGGGCGTCACCGTCGCGGAACTCGCGGACGACCTCGGGGCGCAGGTCGTCACGGCCGACGCGCCGACCGACGCCTTCATCGAGCGCTTCACCGTCGGCGCGATGAGCGCCGACGACGCGCTCAGGCAGTTCCGCCGCACCCGCGACGCGGCGATGATCACCGGCGGCGACCGCTCTGACATCCAGGCGGCGGCGCTCGAAGCGCCCGGCATCAAGTGCCTCCTGCTCACGGGGGGGTTCCGCCCCGCGGGCGCGGTCGTCGGCCGAGCCGAGGAGGAGGGCGTGCCGATCCTGACCGTCCAGACGGACACCATCACGGCCGTCGAGCGGGCGGAGGACGTCCTCCGCCAGGGCCGCGCCCGGAGCGCCGAGACGGTCGACGTGATGCGCGGCCTCCTGGAGGACGGCGCGGACGTGGACGGCATGCTCGCCCTCGCGGAGTGATCGCGGCGGGGGACGGCGGGACGCGGACCCGGCGGAGAGGAGCGTCGACGCGGTCGAGGGGCGGACTCCCCCTCAGGACGCGGTCGACGTCGTGTCCGTCTCCGGGACCGGATCGTCGCCGTCCGCGTCGAGCGGGTCCTCGAGATCCCCGGTGATGGCCTCGAAGCAGTCGGTCGCGGTGACGAGTCCGACGACCTCGCCGTCGTCGACGATCAGCGCGAGTTCCTGGCGCTCCTCCTGGAACCGATCGATCGCGTCGCTGACGACGACCTCCGCGTCGAGCGTCATCGGCGGCGCGGTGATGTCCTCGAAGGTGCACTCGCCTTCCTCCAGCGCGTCGAGTTCGCGGAGGACGGCCGGCGTGTAGACGACCCCCCGGAAGTCGGAGAGCGAGTCGCCGACGAGGGGGAATCGCGCGTGCGGCGACTCGCCGATCGTCCGCATGTTCTCGTCGAGCGAGGCGTCCGCCGAGAGCGCGATCACGTCCTCGCGGGGCACCATCACGGACGTGATGGCCATCCGCTCGATGTCGAGCGCGGCGAGGACCTCCTCCTTGCGCTCCTCGTCCGAGACGAGCCCGCTCAGCCGCTCGCCCATCTGCTTCCGGAGCACGGCGCGACTCGACGCGTCGTCCCCGGCTTCCTCCTCCGCCCAGGACCGCTCGATGGTCACGCCGAACACCCCCAGGAGCGCCTTCGCGATGCGATCCGCGACGACGATGACCGGGTACATGACCCTCGTCCAGATCCAGAGGGGATACGCGCAGTACGTGCAGACGCCCTTCGTCCGCTCGACGCCGAGGTAGGTCGGGGCCTGCTCGCCCACGACGATGTGGAGCATGTTGATGAGGGCGAGCGCCAGGAGGACCGAGAGCGCCGCGTGTCCCCCCTCGCTTCCGCCGACGAGCCCGCTCAACCCGAGCGCCTTCACCGCGGGATCGAGCAGCGCCGCGAGCGCCGGCTCGGCGACGTAGCCGAGCCCGACGCTACAGATGGTGATCCCGACTTGACACCCCGAGAGGTAGATCTCGAGGCGGTCGGTCATCTCCCAGGCCCGTTCGAGCCCGCGGTTCCCCGTGAACTCCTCTCTCGGAAACTGGCGAACCCGCGTCATGGCGAACTCGCTGACGACGAAGAACGCGTTTCCGAGCAACAGCAGGACGCCGACGACCAACCCCCCGACCGTCGCCAAACCGGACATGCCTCTCCCGTCTCGTCCCCTTGCCCTAAGTGTGCTGGACCCGGCGACCGAGCGCCTTTCTTTCGTGTCTGTCGATCCATCAAGATTTATACGTGATCGACACGTTCTGGACGTGATGCCAACGCACACCAGGCGGACGTTTCTGCGAGCGAGCGGCGCACTCGTCGGGGGGATCGCCGCGAGCGGGACGGTCACGGCGGCGACGCGAACCGACCGGTACCTGGTCGACCTCCGGCGGAACGCAGACCTCGGCGGCGTCGAGGTGGTCCACGACCTCCGGCGGATCGGATACGCGGTCGTCCGCGCCTCGCGGTCGGAGGCGGAGGCGCTCGGGACGGCGGTGCCCGACCTCGAACTCCGGCTGAAGGAACCGGAGACGAACGGGCGTGCGCCGCGCGCCGAGGCGGTGACCGCGGCGGACGAACCGCTCTACCCCCTCCAGTGGGACAAGCAGGCCCTGGACGTGGAGGCGGCCCACGAGGTGACGACGGGCGAGGGAACGCGCGTCGCCGTCATCGACTCCGGCGTGGACGCCGGCCACCCCGACCTCGACGTGAACGTCGACCTCTCGCGGAACTTCACCGACGACGGCGCGGGGGCGGGCGTCCCTGCCGGCGGCGACCACGGCACCCACGTCGCGGGGATCGTCGCCGCCCTCGACAACGAGACGGGGGTCGTCGGCACCGCGCCCGCGACGGACCTGATCGACTGCCGCGTGTTCTCGGACGAGGGCGGCGCGTCGTTCGGCGACGTCCTGGCCGCCATCGCGTACGCGGCCGAGATCGACGCCGACGTGGCGAACCTCTCGCTCGGCGCGTACCCCGTGCCGCGTCGCGCCGTCGAGACGGCGGACGGGGAGACGTCGACCTTCGGCTCCTTCTACGGAAAGGTGCTCAACCGGGTGATGACCGCGGCGAACCGCGAGGGGACGCTGCTGGTCATCTCGGCGGGCAACGACGGCGCGAACTTACAGAACGACGTCGGCGAACGGATCGACCTCGACGGCGACGGTGACGCGGAGTACCTCAGCGGCGGCTACTGGATCAGCCTCCCCAACGAGGGCGCGCAGGCCCTAAGCGTGAGCGCGACCGGCCCGATCGGGTTCCGGTGGGGGAAAGAGGGGCTCAGGGAGCCGCCGGAGAGCCCCGCGTTCTACACGAACTACGGGACGAACGCCGTCACGCTCGGCGCGCCGGGGGGCGACGCCGACCTCAGCGCCATCGGGACCGACGCGGCCTGGTACTACGACCTCGTGCTGAGCACGGTACCCGGCGGCTACGGCTGGAAGGCCGGCACGTCCATGGCCGCGCCGAACGTCGCGGGCGCGGCCGCCCTGGTCAAGAGCGCCAATCCCGAGTACGGCGCGAACCAGGTCGAAGCCGCCCTGAAGCGCGCCGCGACCGTCCCGGAGGGGTACGACAGGGCCTACTACGGATCGGGGTTCCTGAACGTCGTCGACGCGCTATAGCCGTCGAAAATCGAGTTCCCTAGGCGTGCTGCTCGATGGCCGAGCGGAGCGTCGCCTCGTCCTGCACGCCGACGAACTGCCGGACCTGCTCGCCGCCGGCGTAGAGCTGGAGCGTCGGGACGCCGCGGATGCCGTGGGCCTGCGCGAGCGCCTGGTTGGCGTCGATGTCCACCTTGACGACGGTCGCCGGGGAGTCGGCGGCGAGCGTCTCGACCGTCGGCTCGAGCATCTTGCACGGGCCGCACCAGTCCGCGTAGAAGTCCACCAGGACGACGTCGTGGCTCGACACCGCCGCGTCGAACTCCTCGCGGCCGTCGACGTGGATCGGCTCGTCGGGGGCACCCCCGCTCGCCCCCCGTACGAGTTCCTCCCGCTTCCGCTCCCGTATCGCGTCCAGTTCGTCGTCTGACTCGCTCATACCTCCTCGTTATCCGGACGACGGCTTAACGCCCCCGATGGTGTGTCCGATCCCCGCACAACCGGACGGTTCGTCGCGCTGACGTTCGGATGCGCTGACGTTCTGACGCGCAGACGCTCATACGCGCTGACGCGACGCTCCGGGCGTCGTGTACAGGGTTCGAGTATACGCGATCGTACAATAGCGGGGGAGTCACTCCCCACCTCGCCGTCGGTTCGGGCAGACCGACGACGAGTGCGTGTTCGAGACACGCGGTGCCGGGCTGTCAGAGGCATCCGGCGATAGTTCATACCCTAGCCAGGTTAATTACTTCACCGCTCGCCCAGTCACGTAATCGCTGAGTTCTACTATATATAATTTTCCCCTGTTTATATTGGTCCCTCGGCGATCACCACAGGATACTTACGTATCGTACCGGTTACATACGGTCGATGGACCGGCAGCCCCCGGCGGCCGTACTCGACCTGCTCGCTCGCCGGGCGGAGTTGCTGGATCGGCTGGTCGAGTCCCCCGCCGAGAAGTCAGACCTCGTCGACGCCCTCGACGTCTCGCGCTCGACGGTCGATCGCGCCCTCCGCGAACTCGTCGACCACGATCTGGTCGAGCAGCGTCCCGACGGGTACCGGGCGACGACCCCCGGGCGACTCGCCGTCGAGTCGTACGGGCAGTTCAGGCGACGCACGGAGCGCATTCGCGAGGCGACCGACGTCCTGCGCGCGCTTCCGCCGGACGCGCCGCTCGAGGCTCGGGCGCTCGCCGGTGCCGAGATCGTCACCCCGACGGCGAACGACCCCGGTCTACCGATCCGGCGGATCGGCGAACTCCTCCGGGAGACGGACGGGGTGCGCGGGATCGCCAGGGCCGTCACCGAGCGGTACGTCGAACTCTACAGGGACCGGATCCTCGACGGGACGACGGTTCGACTCGTGTTCGCGCCCGCGTCCCTCGAACGGTTGCTCGCGAACTACGCCGACGCCGTCGCGGTGGCGCTCGAGACGGGCAGGGTGGAACTTCGCGAGTCCCCCGACTCCGACCTCCCGCCGTTCGGCCTGCGGCTCTACTCGACCGACGAGACGACGACCGTGGGCCTCACGATCTACGACGCGGACGACGACCTCCGAGCGTTCGTTCGCACCGACGATCCGGCGGCGGTCGAGTGGGCCGAGGCGCGCATCGAGCGCGTCTGGACGAACGCCCGCCCGATACCGACGCCGTGAACGGACGTTGTCGTCGACAGTACTGTTAAGACCCCCGGCTACAACGGCAGGAACATGGACGTCACCGCGAACCCGACACCGCAGGAGATCACCTCGCTCGTCGGACGGGAGGTCTACTCCAACAACGGCGTGTTCGTCGGCCAGGTCGAGGACCTCCGCCTCGACCTGGACGGGGAGCGCGTCACCGGTCTCGCGCTCTCGCAACTCAACGGCGAACTGTTCAAGGACCGCGCCCGCGGCGCTCGCGGCGTGCTCATCCCCTACCGCTGGGTTCGCGCCGTCGGTGACGTCGTCCTCGTGAACGACATCGTCGAGCGGCTCAAGGAACCCGAAGAGGAAGCCGCGGTCTGATCTGCGGTCCCCGATCCCTTCTCGCGCTATCGCTCGTCGAGCGGCGTCCACGTCCGCTCGGCGTCTCCGACGTACCGACCGCGCGGTCGGATGAGCCGGTCGGCCTCGAGCTGTTCGAGGCTGTGGGAGGTCCAGCCGCCGACGCGCGCGACGCCGAACGTCGCCGCGAACAGGTCGCGGGGAACGCCGATGCCGTGGAGGAGCAGTGAGGTGTAGAACTCGACGTTCGTGTCGAGCGGTCGGTCGGGCTTGTACTCCGCGAGCAGGTCGATCGCGGTCTCCTCGACCTCGGCGGCGAGCGCGAGGAACTCGCCGTCGCCGTCGGCCTCGTAGAAGCGCTCGGCGGCGGCCGAGAGGACCGCCGCTCGGGGGTCGCGGACCCGGTAGACGCGGTGTCCGAAGCCCATGATGCGCTCGCCGGACTCCAGTCGCTCGCGGAGGTACGCCTCGGCGTCGCCCGTCTCCTCGATCTCGAGGAGCATGTCGAGTACCGGTCCCGGCGCGCCGCCGTGCAGCGGTCCCTTCAGCGCGCCGACGGCCCCCGTGACGGCGGAGACGACGTCCGACCGCGTCGAGGCGATGGTCCGCGCGGTGAACGTCGAGGCGTTCAACCCGTGATCGACGACCGTGTTCAGGTACGTCTCGAGCCCGCGGACTTCGGCGTCGCTCGGCTCCTCGCCGGTGAGCACGTACAGGTAGTTCGCGGCGTGCGAGAGGTCCTCGCGGGGGGCGACCGGTTCCTCGCCCTCGCGCGCCCGCCAGTAGGCCGCGACGATCGTCGGGAAGCGCGCCACGGCGGTCCTGGCGGCCTCCTCCGGGGACTCGTCCTCGCGGCCGAGGTTCGCGCTCGCCGCGCCCATCCGGAGGGCGTCCATCGCGTCTGCCCCGTCCTCCGCGGCCGCCCGGACGACCTCGTAGGATTCGTCCGCGATCTCGCGGCGGGCGGCGAGGTCGGTGCGCAGCGCGTCGAGTTCGTCGGCGTCGGGCAGGCGGTCGTTCCAGAGCAGGAAGAGCGTCTCCTCGTAGGTGGCGTTCGCCGCGAGTTCCTCCACCGGGAACCCCCCGATGACGAGTTCGCCCGCCTCGCCGTCGACGTGGCTCAGGCGCGTCTCCGCGGCGATGACGTTCTCGAGACCGGGAGCGAACGTGTCGTCCGTCATGATGACCCATAGCCGGCGGAGGGATTTAGCCGGTCCCCCTGCGGGGGCGGTTGCCGGTACGTGGGGGGTTCGCGGTCGGCGATACGTCGATCGCCGATGATCGACCGCTCAGAGGGAGTATCGTAGAAAGCCGGAGACACGGCGAGTCTCGACCGGGTGCGGTGTTCGATTCTCCCGGGAGGAGTCGATGAACTCCTGCGATACTCCCTCTCAGCTTCCGTTGGAGTCGCCCGTCTCGACGCCCATCGCGTCGAAGAGCTTCCGTCGGACGGCCTCCTCGGTGAGCGCGAGCAGCGTGTCGCGGTTGTCCTCGCTGGTCTCGATGCCGGTGAAGATGCCGAGGGGGATCTCGACGGTGGCGTCGGTGGAGTGGCCGCGCGCCTCGCCGATGTCGCCGAAGGCGTCGTCGAGCACCGCGCCGATGTTCATCCGGATGTCCTTCGAGCGGGCGGCGAGGTAGATGGTGTCTTCGGTGATGGCGAAGACGGCGGTCGTGGTGATCCCCTCGAGGTTGAGGAGGTGCTGGGCGGCCTGCGCGAGCGCGTCGCGGTCGCGGACGAACCCGGCGTTCGAGACGAGGTGGCTCCCCTTCACGTCGCGGTTGCGGATGGCCTCCGCGAGCACGTCGAGCGTCTCGGGGCTCATGCTCGGCGACTCCACCTGTTCGAGCGTGTCGTGGTCGACGAACGGGTAGAGGTACGCCGCGGCGGTGAGGTCCGCCGGGGTGGTGTCGCGCTTGAAGTCGAGCGTCTCCGCGCGGATGCCGTAGAGCAGCGCGGTCGCGACCTCCTCGTTCAGGCTCAGGTCGAACTCCTGGATGTACTTCGTGAGGATGGTCGAGGTGGAGGAGATGTTGGGGCGGATGTCCTCGAAGCGGGCGTCGTACTCGAGTTCGGGTTCGGCATGGTCGATGTAGATGTCGATGCGGCGGTCGACGGCGGGTTCGGACGCCTGGGCGTGATCGACCAGTGCGACGGTGTCGTAGTCGTCGAGGTCGACGTCGCTACGCGCCACCAGGTCGATACCGAGCAGGTTGACGAACGCGCGGTTCTCCTGGAGGCCGATCTCGCCGTCGTAGACGATGTCCGCCTCGACGTCGTGCGCCTCCGCGATGGCCTTGAGCGCGACGGCGCTCGCGATGGAGTCCGGATCCGGACTCCGGTGGGTGAGGATGGCGAGCTTGCTCGAGGTCTCCTCGAGTATCTCGGCGAGCTTTCCCGTCTTGTACTCGAGTTCGCCGGTCTCGAGCGCGCGGAGCGCGGAGTCCGCGATGACGGTAGAGGGGTTGATCACCACGTCCGCCCCCAGTTCGGCGAGGTCGTCGGCCGACACCGGGTCCGACGCGCGCGCGACGACGAACTGCTCGCCGCCCCGGTCGCGGATGTTCTCGACGGCGGCCATGTTGGCGTCCACGTCGGAGGAGAGGATGAGGACGACGTCGCGGTCCGCGATCTCGTCCACGACGCTCGCCTCGCGGATGTCGGCCGTCCGGGCGTCCATGTCCTGGTCGCGGAGCGCCTCGACGCGCCCCTCGTCCATGTCGAGGATGAGGACGTCCTTCCCCTCCTCCTCGAGGTCCTCGGCCACGGCGTGGCCGACGCTGCCGCAGCCGAGGATGGCGTACGTGGACATGGACGCCATGGTGATGGCGGTACTCATGATATGCTACCCTCTGGCTCCCTCGTACTTCAAATAAGTGGGATCGCGGCGTCTCGCCACCCCTCGCGGACCGGTCGGGATGGGATTGGAACCGTTCGCGTCGCAGTCCGCCGAGCGTCGCGCGTCGAGACGACGGTCCGAGCGCCGTCCCTCGGCGACGAGACCGTCACGATAATCCCAGCTTACCGCGCTCGACGCCGGTGTACGTGCTCCGTAACTAAGCGGCTCCCGTCCGGTCACTCGGATGGCTTGGCGGTGCCGCCGCGTCCACAGACGTGTGCACGACGTCAGGCCGAAGCGGTGATCGCAGCGCCGACGGGCCGCCGAGCGCCCCGAGGTCCGACGGACAGCCCGTCCGTCCGTTCCTGTCTACCGAACCGATGCACCGCGGGGCGATACCCGTTTGCGCGCGCGATCGGGTTGCGTGTTGCTCACGCGCCGCCGTCTGCCATCCGGCGGCGCACTCCTGTCCCCGGAAGACGATCAGAGCGTGGCGTTCCGACGACGTCGCCCGTGCGTGAGCGGCCCAGGGACCGGACGAAAGGAAACGTATATGAATCAACCGCGGTAACTCGAAATCGAGGGCTGATAGCTCAGCCAGGCAGAGCATCTGGCTCTTAACCAGACGGCCGAGGGTTCAAATCCCTCTCAGCCCGTCACCTTCTCGTGCGAGCACTGCGAAGCGTGTGAAGTGACGACGCTGACGGGATTTGAATCAGGGAGCACGCGCGCAGTGGAGCGAGCACGTGCGACCGTGGTTCAAATCCCTCTCAGCCCGCTTTCTCGCGACGAACGGACGTGAGGAGCGTAGAAAGCGCACCTGAAGGGATTTAAACTAGAGAGGGCGCGCGCAGCAAAGCGAGCACGTCCGACCGTGGTTCAAATCCCTCTCAGCCCGCTGTTCGTGCGCGAGCGACAGCGAGCGCCGAACGAGTTCCGGAGAGGATTTGAGGTAGAGAGCGAGTACAGCGAGCGACCGTGGTTCAAATCCCTCTCAGCCCGCTTTCTCGCGACGAACGGACGTGAGGAGCATCGTCACTTCGACGTCTCCTCCTCGGGGTCGAAGGGGTAGCGGAGTCCGGTCGGGTACTCGCTCTCCTCGGTGGTATCGAGCTGTAACGCGATGCAGAAGCGGTCGAAGCCGACTTCGAGCGCGGCGAACGCGAGGAGTTCGACGAGTCCCTCCTCGCCGAACGCGTCCCGGAGGTCGTCGATCAGGTCGTCGGTGATCGCGTGGGGGTCGGAGGCGAAGGCGTCGGCCAGTCGGACGGCGAGCGCCTCGCGGTCGTCGAGCGCGTCCAGATCGGCCGTCCCGCAGAGCACCGCGTCCTCCTTCGATGCGACGTCGTCGGCCACCTCCCGGGTGCGGACCGTCGCGCAGTACGCACAGCGGTTCACGGCCGCGACTCGCAGTCGCATCAGCTCCAGGGTCGCCGCGTCGACGCGCTCGCTCCGCGGGAACGCCTCGAAGACGGCGGCGATTCGCTCGAACAGTTCCGGCCGGTGGGCCATCGCCCCGAAGAAGGCGGCGTCCCCGTACCACCCGTCGCGGGCGTCGCGGAGGAGCGCGCCGACCGCCTCGTCCTCGGCCTCGTGGGGTTCGATGACGTCGATTCGCGAGGGCATAGGCGCGTCCATACGACGCGGAACGACAAACGTGCTACGGCGTGTCACGTGTGCCGCGGCGCGTCAGACGGCACGGAGGTACAGGCGGAACTCGAGGTCGCCGTCGTCGCCAGTAGCGACCTCTGAGGTCTCCTTCTCGAACCGCGGCGACGGCCCGTCCGGCGGCGACTCGTCGCAGAGTCGGTCGGCGACGCGCTGGACCGGGGCGACGGCGTCCGCCGGGGCGTAGAGGCCGACGCCGGCGACGTCCGGTGCGTCCTCGATCGCGTCGACGACCGCCTCGTCCAGCGATTCGACCGTCGCGTCCGGCGGGACGGGAAGCCTCGCGTAGCGTTCGCCCCGGTACCGAAAGGGCGGTGTCTCTGTCTCCGTCTCCGTCTCCATCTTCGTGTCGCGATTCGCCGCCCGTGCGATCGCCGCCGCCAGCGCGTCGGCGCGCGCCGCGGCGTCTTCGGACCACTCCGCGGGCGGCACGTCGGGACGGTGGCAGGCGCGGAGCCGGCCGTCGCCGAGGCGGGAGAGCGCCCCCGCGCCGACCAGGAACGCGAGGGACGCGATCACCTCGTCGCCGTGGGGTTCGAGACCGTCCGGGCGTCCGCTGTCGAGGAGGTGCCGGTCGAGGTCGTCCGGATCGAACGGATCGTCCTCGAACGTCTCCCACACGTCGACGTACACCGCGGCGCAGGCGTCGAGCGACGGGATCCGGGTCGTCTGTGACATGGACGTGCACAGTACTCCGGAGGAGCTGTTAGTCCTTTGCCACCGTTCGCGGGGAGGTTCCGCTATCGTCATATCTCATTTGGACATCACGTACGGCGACGCGGCACAGTGTGCGCGACGACGATTAAGGCTATTTCGATGCTTGTCTATTGATAGCTCGCATCATGGTGGAAACGGTGTTCGAAGTGGACACGGACGAACCGCCCGACGAACAGCCCGACCCCATCGTAAACCGGTGGCATCCCGACGTGCCCGCCGTGGCGACGGTGACGCCGGGGGAGAGCTTCCGCGTCGAGTGCCTCGACTGGACGGGGAACCAGGTCGTGAACGACGACAGCGCGAACGACATACGCGACATGCGCCTGGACCCGAACCACCACCTGAGCGGTCCCTTCGAGGTCGAGGGGGCCGAGCCGGGAGACATCCTCGTCGTGGACATCCTCGACCTCGGGCCGTTCCCCGACCACGAGTGGGGGTTCACGGGCATCTTCGAGCAGGACAACGGCGGCGGGTTCCTCACGGACCACTTCCCGAATGCGAGGAAGGCCATCTGGGACCTGGAGGGCGTCTACACCTCCTCGCGACACGTCCCCGACGTGCGGTTCGCGGGGCTGTCGCACCCGGGGATCTTGGGGACGACGCCCTCCCACGAGCTGCTCGAACGGTGGAACGAGCGCGAGCGGGCGCTCATCGAACGCGGCCCCGAGGACGAGACGGCGGTGAACCACGAGACGCGGGGCGAGGACCCGCCGCTCGCGCTCCCGCCGGAGCCGAACGAGGTGCTGCTCGGGGACATGGACGAGAGCCAGGTCGAGGAGGCGGCCGAGGAGGCGGCGCGGACCATCCCGCCGCGAGAGAACGCCGGGAACTGCGACATCAAGAATCTCAGTCGCGGCTCGCGGGTGTACATCCCGGTGTTCGTCGACGGGGCGAAGCTCATCACCGGCGACCTCCACTTCTCGCAGGGCGACGGCGAGATCACCTTCTGCGGGGCCATCGAGATGGCGGGGTTCGTCGACCTGAAGGTGGACCTCATCAAGAACGGCGTCGAGCGCTTCGGGATCGATCACGCGATGTTCAAGCCGGGGAACGTGGAACCGCAGTTCTCCGAGTACGTCGTCTTCGAGGGGTACTCGGTGGACGAGGAGGGGACGCAGCACTACAAGAACTCCACCGTCGCGATGCGTCGGGCCTGCCTCGACGCCATCGACTACCTGACGAACTTCGGGTACAGCCGCGAGCAGGCGTACATCCTCCTCAGCACGGTGCCCGTCGAGAGTCGCATCGCCGGCATCGTCGACCTCCCGAACACCTGCGTCACCGTCTCGGTGCCCCAGGAGGTGTTCGAGTTCGACGTCGATCCGGACGGCCTCGAAGACGCGCCGAGCGAGGCCCGCGGGAGCGTGGCCGAGCCGTCCTGACCGCCTCGTCACACCCTTTTCGTCGTCGCGAGCGTCGAGCGAACGGACCGAACGGACCGAGAGCGAGCGGAACGCCGAGCGGTGGCGCTCAGTGCCCGATCGCCCAGGGATAGCCGCCGCGCTGACCTCCACCGTGGTCGCCTCCGATCCCGTGATCGTGATCGTGATCGTGACCGCGGGCGTCACCGTCGCGCGCGGCGACGACGTCGTCGATCCGCAGGAGCAGGTTCGCGGCCTCGGTCGCGCCGGCGATGGCCCGTCGCTTGACCGCGAGCGGTTCGACCACGCCCCGTGCGGACACGTCGGCGACCGAACCGTCGGCGGCGTCGATCCCGGCCGTCACCTCGCCCCGGTCGTGGCTGGCCCGCAGGTCGGCCAGCGCGTCGATGGGTGAGGCCCCCGCGTTCTCCGCCAGCGTTCGCGGGACGGTCTCGAGCGCCCCTGCGGCCGCCTCGATCGCCAACTGTTCCCGGCCGTCGAATTCGAGGGCGAACCCGCGGAGGTCCGCGGCCAGTTCGGCCTCCGTCGCGCCGCCGCCCGGGAGCAGGTCGCCGTAGAGGAGCGCGAGGGTCACGACGGTCAGGCAGTCCTCGACCAGCCGGCGCGTCTCGTCGATGGCGTGCTGGGTCCCGCCCCGGAGCAGTAACGACACCTGTTTCGAGTCGGGGTTGCCGCGAACGACCGTCAGATCGCGCCCGGCGACCCGCCGCCGTTCGACGACGCCCGCCCGGCCGAGGGCCTCCGGTGTGAGTTCCTCGACGCTCGCGACGAGGGTGCCGCCGGTCGCCCGGGCGAGCTTGTACATCTCGTCCTGTCGCGTCCGCTCGACGGCGAGGATCCCGCGACGCGCGAGGCGCGACCGGAGCACGTCGTCGATGGCCTGCTGGCAGAACACCGCGTCGGTCCCGGCGTCCGCGATGCGCTCGAGTTGCTCCCGGAGTTGGCGCTCCTCGTGCGCCGCGATGGCGTCGAGCCCGTCCGTCCCCTCGACGGTCACGGCGCGGGTCGCGTTCGCCTGCTTCGCGCCGAGCGGCGCGTCGACGAGCGCGATCCGCGCGTCCGCGAACCGCCGCGGGAGGTGGATCGCGCGGTCGTCGGCCGTCGCGGACGACTCCCCCATGTCGACGACGAGTCCGTCGACGAACTCCGCGTCGCCGGGGCTCCCGCCGGGTACGCCCTGGAGCGTGATGCGGTGTCGGTCGACCTCGCTTCCGTCGCTCACCGCGAGGACCGCGTCGGCGGCGAGGTCGGCGACGCGCGTCGCCTCCGGCTCCGACCACTTCCCGGTGATGGCCGTGCGCGCGACGGAGACGAGCGTCGCCCGGTCGGTCGGGTCGTCCCCGAGCGTCAGCGTCGAGAGCGTCTCCAGCGCCCGGGAGCAGGCGTGGTGGTACCCCGCGGTGACGATCCCCGGGTGGACCCCCTGTTCGAACAGCCCCTCCGCCCCCTCGAGCAGCGCGCCCGCGAGGAGCACCGCGGTCGTCGTCCCGTCGCCCACCCGCTCGGCCT
The Halomarina pelagica DNA segment above includes these coding regions:
- a CDS encoding carboxymuconolactone decarboxylase family protein, producing MPSRIDVIEPHEAEDEAVGALLRDARDGWYGDAAFFGAMAHRPELFERIAAVFEAFPRSERVDAATLELMRLRVAAVNRCAYCATVRTREVADDVASKEDAVLCGTADLDALDDREALAVRLADAFASDPHAITDDLIDDLRDAFGEEGLVELLAFAALEVGFDRFCIALQLDTTEESEYPTGLRYPFDPEEETSK
- the thsA gene encoding thermosome subunit alpha, with translation MTQGGARWPRRLRSGGLDRTTGRDARRANVAAGRALAATLRTTLGPAGRDKLLVGTDGLAVVTNDGASILDRMEIEHPAASLLYEVASEQAERVGDGTTTAVLLAGALLEGAEGLFEQGVHPGIVTAGYHHACSRALETLSTLTLGDDPTDRATLVSVARTAITGKWSEPEATRVADLAADAVLAVSDGSEVDRHRITLQGVPGGSPGDAEFVDGLVVDMGESSATADDRAIHLPRRFADARIALVDAPLGAKQANATRAVTVEGTDGLDAIAAHEERQLREQLERIADAGTDAVFCQQAIDDVLRSRLARRGILAVERTRQDEMYKLARATGGTLVASVEELTPEALGRAGVVERRRVAGRDLTVVRGNPDSKQVSLLLRGGTQHAIDETRRLVEDCLTVVTLALLYGDLLPGGGATEAELAADLRGFALEFDGREQLAIEAAAGALETVPRTLAENAGASPIDALADLRASHDRGEVTAGIDAADGSVADVSARGVVEPLAVKRRAIAGATEAANLLLRIDDVVAARDGDARGHDHDHDHGIGGDHGGGQRGGYPWAIGH
- a CDS encoding citrate synthase/methylcitrate synthase, coding for MTDDTFAPGLENVIAAETRLSHVDGEAGELVIGGFPVEELAANATYEETLFLLWNDRLPDADELDALRTDLAARREIADESYEVVRAAAEDGADAMDALRMGAASANLGREDESPEEAARTAVARFPTIVAAYWRAREGEEPVAPREDLSHAANYLYVLTGEEPSDAEVRGLETYLNTVVDHGLNASTFTARTIASTRSDVVSAVTGAVGALKGPLHGGAPGPVLDMLLEIEETGDAEAYLRERLESGERIMGFGHRVYRVRDPRAAVLSAAAERFYEADGDGEFLALAAEVEETAIDLLAEYKPDRPLDTNVEFYTSLLLHGIGVPRDLFAATFGVARVGGWTSHSLEQLEADRLIRPRGRYVGDAERTWTPLDER
- a CDS encoding DHH family phosphoesterase, encoding MSTAITMASMSTYAILGCGSVGHAVAEDLEEEGKDVLILDMDEGRVEALRDQDMDARTADIREASVVDEIADRDVVLILSSDVDANMAAVENIRDRGGEQFVVARASDPVSADDLAELGADVVINPSTVIADSALRALETGELEYKTGKLAEILEETSSKLAILTHRSPDPDSIASAVALKAIAEAHDVEADIVYDGEIGLQENRAFVNLLGIDLVARSDVDLDDYDTVALVDHAQASEPAVDRRIDIYIDHAEPELEYDARFEDIRPNISSTSTILTKYIQEFDLSLNEEVATALLYGIRAETLDFKRDTTPADLTAAAYLYPFVDHDTLEQVESPSMSPETLDVLAEAIRNRDVKGSHLVSNAGFVRDRDALAQAAQHLLNLEGITTTAVFAITEDTIYLAARSKDIRMNIGAVLDDAFGDIGEARGHSTDATVEIPLGIFTGIETSEDNRDTLLALTEEAVRRKLFDAMGVETGDSNGS
- the fmdA gene encoding formamidase, which translates into the protein MVETVFEVDTDEPPDEQPDPIVNRWHPDVPAVATVTPGESFRVECLDWTGNQVVNDDSANDIRDMRLDPNHHLSGPFEVEGAEPGDILVVDILDLGPFPDHEWGFTGIFEQDNGGGFLTDHFPNARKAIWDLEGVYTSSRHVPDVRFAGLSHPGILGTTPSHELLERWNERERALIERGPEDETAVNHETRGEDPPLALPPEPNEVLLGDMDESQVEEAAEEAARTIPPRENAGNCDIKNLSRGSRVYIPVFVDGAKLITGDLHFSQGDGEITFCGAIEMAGFVDLKVDLIKNGVERFGIDHAMFKPGNVEPQFSEYVVFEGYSVDEEGTQHYKNSTVAMRRACLDAIDYLTNFGYSREQAYILLSTVPVESRIAGIVDLPNTCVTVSVPQEVFEFDVDPDGLEDAPSEARGSVAEPS